agaaattatttcaaACAAGAAGTACACAAGTTCACTGTGGCTGTATTTCTAATAGGAAATACATAAGCCAGAAAATTACAGCTGCCCGGAAATTCACCAaactaaatgtaaatattttatctctTTAGGGAATATTAAACAGGCATTTGCATATCATGCTTGAAAAACCAGTTGGCATTATTGGAAATTAACCATGtcataataaaatttcaaaacagtaTAAAAACACACCAGATACAATTTGCCCCAATGTTTAAAGATGTCTGTAGCAAAATCCAAGATAAGAAGGAAATATTTCACAGTATCATAGTATTTTGCCTTGAGTTAAAGCCTCCTGAATAGGTCTTTTGTTACTGTAGACTTTTCTAGTATGGCTCTTAATTTATCTAGTGTTGTGTTTTTCATTTGTGGTGAGGAGTTGCCAAAGACAACTTTCCAATGTGCCCCTGACCTGAAAATTATGTTTGATGCTGAGAAAGATCAAAGTGGGGGTTAGTGATGAAGAAAGGACCCCAGGTGATAGAATGTTCCTGGTACTCTAAAAAAAATGCCCCACTGAATTACTCCTTGAacctttttccttttgtaaaaagatttgtttctccctcccccgcccccatctgtctctgcctctgtctctttctctgtgtatgtatgcatgtaggtacacacacacacatacacacacacacacacacacacacacacacacacacacacacacatgagtgtacATGCCTTGAgtgtgcaggtgcctacagatgTCAAAAGACATCATCAGACCTCTTGGAGCAGGAGTTCCATATCATTTATTGTTATGAGCACTTGCCATGGATGCAGggactgaactctgatcctctggaggagcagcaagtgctcttaactgctgaaccatctctccagcacccttgattttcttttgcttttgaaagTTTACATTTCTCCTGACCTTTCTCCCTTAATCTGTTATCCAGAGTTTTCAGAACAGCAGGGCTGGATTTCTCTTATCTGTTCAGATATTTGTAAGTTGCATCTGAGAAGTCAGAACACAAGAAAACTTAattccctgcctcctgctctaTGGAGAGCTAATAAAACCCTTAGAGGCCACAGCATAGGAACATGACAGGGAGCACATGACCTTCCTGTCCATCAGAGtgaccctccctttctcttctgtttattCAGCCTGGTGATGATCCTGAGACTGGTCCTACTGTGGCTTTAGCATCTAGGGGAGCCAAGAGCCAAACTCCCATCATTCTACTGGACCTGGCAGAGCAGGTTCTTGTGTTTAAAAGATCGATTTCAATAGGTAGTAAATGTCTTACactgaaacaaaaataatgttgtcATCCTAATATTCAAAAACTAGTTGGCAATATTTGTTtgctcccccccttttttaaagcacaaatttTAGCTGTTTCTATTTGTTAATCCTGGTCTTTAATGAGttgttgtgtattcatttgtgTGTCATTTTGTGTGTGGAATTTGGGGGCTTACTGTCTTCTACTTCTGACAATTCCAAACACTTATGACTCAAATAAGTTAAACTGCATCCCGTCAGGTAATGGGATTCCCAGAGTGAACCACAGGCTGTTGAGTTGTATGTCACTTTGGTACATTAGGAATTTGTCTGTATTTTTGCCAGGGGTTTTTGCATTGAAGGAATTCCATTCTCAGCTCATCAGTGTCTAACAGAATGTATTCAGtattcaaataaaatacatttaattttaaggCTCCTCAttgtttttgtgtcttttctaGAAACTCAATCATCTCTGACATTTACATGTTTCAGTATTAGTAAAAAGGATGTCAAGGGAGTGTTGTTTACAGCAGCTCCCCATCCTTCTCACagcatctccctctcctccccactccatGTCAGATCACCTCTCCATTTTAAGAAGAGTTGTAGCTTGTAGTGTCCAAGGCAGTTTAAGGACCAGAAGGACCACCTGTTCATTTCCCACTGGCTTGTGTGGCCTCTGGGAAGTCAGGCTTCCCCTGAGGACAAAGTGTCTCATTTCTAAGGGATAAGGCATGGTAGCATGCCCTCCATGTGTCAGCTGAGTTCCTCACATCAGCCAGGAGGTGTTTCCCATTGAGTGTCTTCTAAAGAATGGAGCCCTGTTTGGCTTCTTAaggcaaacctttaatcccagaagtctAGGCAGGAGGACTGTAAATTCGGCGGTAGGTTTAGCAATAGAGTGCGGGCCTTGTCACCTTGTGCCTTAAATTAAGATTATCAGTTTTAAGGATACACATGAACAGATATGAATTAATAAATAGTTGAATTTTTTCTTGTCACAGCATGGAAAATAAAGCTCATGTGCATCACGTTTGGATGGAGACTTTGACTgtgaaaaataactttatagaAGTTCAATGAGTAGTACagtctttgggtctggttaattcagtgtgtgatttccttttatttaggtttttgtaTAATAACATTTAAACAAGAAGTAACTCTAGTAACACTGATGAATTATTACTGTTTTAGATATGAGCATGTCTTGGTGGGAGGTTTCTCCCCTAAAAGAGTTCTTACAGGCAATTTGAGAGGACATTGCTCAGCACATCCTCAGAGAAGGCCCCCAAGGAACAACAATATATTGTATTGATTACTATTCCATAGCAAAGGaattaatatataacattttagCAAATGAAAGTAGAGTGGAAATACAAACCGCAGTTGAGAGGCAGTCAGGATGGACAGCAACAGACTGCTTGTTCAGGGTGGGGCGGACACTGTAGACATTATTGTCTTGAGCACCAAGTAAGGGCCTGAGGATATCCAGTGAGGAAAACAGTTAGTTGGCCCTGCCCTCAGCATCCTGCACACCTGTGGGAATacaaagaggtaaaaaaaaaaaaaaaaaaaaaaaaggtggtccATTGTTGTTCCTGAGAGGGTCTTGTTTTATAgctcactcactgtgtagcttgggCTGCCACAAATTCCAGCAGTTTCCCCACCTTAACTTCCTGGTTACAGGCACatatcaccacacatggcttTAAAGAGGAGGTGTAAATGAATGGTGAAGCATCTAGGACATTCAGGCATTTCACATTGTTAAAAAAGACACTTTTCCCTAAGAGGTGCACTTTTCCTTATGACCCTGTTGGGTGCTGCCCTCTAGAGGCATCCTTGGGTAAAACTCGTCTCAGTAAGAACCTGTGATCTGGGAGGGATCACTTGAGTGGAAATCACAGACTCAGGAGATTTTGCCCTTGGATAGAAGTTGGGAGGAATGGCTAAGGGTTGAGGCAGGGTCCTGGGAGGCGATTTGCAGTGCTCTCCCAGCTTCCTGGTGCAGTGTTTACGTGACCCTGAGGGTTGCACTTCACCTTTGCTCCTGGCGTGCATGGGGTTTTAGCGTAATGCTTCCCAGGTACAAAGAGCAGCCCACAGAAGCAAATGGGCACCTTTCTACTGTATTCGTTCTGTGAGGAGTCTGTGTTTGATCGTGCAGATGTCCACCTGTGGCTCGGCCTCTGCAGGAAAGAGTTCTAAACAGAAGGGTGAAGTAGAAACAGTGAACTCAATATCAAGGCCTCCTTGTCCACCCAAGGGAGACTGATGACAGAGCTTTGTACAGGCTGCCTCTGACCTTTGCTCAGACCTTCTGGGTCTTCTGTGCCCAAAGACTGATTATGACAGACCCATCCATCCCACCGTCCTCACCATAACCAACAAACTCACCATCCCTATCCGACCTTGGTGAGCCTCTTCCAATGACTGCTCATCTGCCTTGTCCTGTGTGTTTCCTGAATGAGTGCTTGGCTAATTGGTGGCATTCAACACCTCACTATCTGTCATCTAGTGCAGTGTGACAGTGTATGTCTACAATCCCGCATTCCAACCAAGCAGCCAGAGATGAAAATATTCTTGCCCATCACTACTCAGAACTATAATAAATCACAGTCTATGCAACCAAAATTACTACTTACTGTCCAGGGTGATGTGGGGCAAGACCTACACTGTGTATTTTGAAAACTCTGCccagctgggtgcagtggcatgTGCTTATgaccccagctactcaggaggttgaagTAGAAGGAGATTTGCTTGAGCCTCGCTTGTGCAacatagtaagatcttgtctcacaTATCAATAGATGAATAGAAAACACTCTCAATATTACAAACAAGGAAACTAATGCTGTGAGATCTTCAATGATTGTGCTTAGACAACACAGCTATTTATTAGTTACAGCTTACATCATAAATCATGAGAATCAAAATGCAGACATACTTGTAATTGTTtctaatgactttatttttatagattcTATAAAGccaaatgtaattatatatatatttatattgatataaaaacttatttgaagtttttcttttaagtgtaTGGATGGTTTGCTTACATGTATGACTGAAATACAAGCATGGCTGATGCCCATGGAAGACACAAGAGGGCATTGATctccagaactagagttatagacaattgttaaccatcatgtgggtgctgtgaattgaacctagattacctggaagagcagccaatgctcttaaccactgaggcatctccttCCCTAGCTTCCAAACTGAGGGTTGTTATACTAGTTTTGCAGCATATCACAGGCTGGCCATGActttgtcatcctcctgcctcaattcCAGAATGCTGCCATtgcataggcatgtgccacccatgTCTGGCCAAATCAATTGCTACATTTGTAGCAAGTACTGGGAACTACTCAGGGCATCAGACCAGTCTTTGACAGCCCTGTCATGGGCTGCCTTTCTGACCAAAGTGATTGCTCTTGGATAAGCTCAATTTCTAGAGGCAGATAAAGAGCAGAGTACATGATCACCAATATTCagttgctttaaagaaaaaaggaaatgaaatgataGTATGAGGAAATAGCAAGACTCCATTAGAATTCTGACACATCATCCTtctggacatacacacacacacacacacacacacacacacacacacacacacacacacctgaatatTTCTAAGTGGTTCAAATGGCTTAGTGAATTATTTCCAGTAACAAAATGAGATATAGGTCATATAATTATATAGATTAGAATAATAAGAGTGATATTTAACAATGACTTCAAGGTCagataaatacacaaaaaattaAGTGTTATAATGAACCTTTGCAATCATCAGTACCCTGATTTTTTTAcatcttttattttgttcctgtgttttcatgtgtttacatatatgtgcTATGGATGACTAGGTACAGGctagaggataacttgtgggtgTATGTTCTATTCCTCTACCTTGTGAGCCACAAGGTTCAAACTCCAGTTATCAgacatggcaacacatgcctttaccagctaagccatcttgTCAACCTTGGTTAAATACTTTGTGGAAACATATATCCAACCACATAAGATCATGAAAGTCATCTTTATCTTTACTGTTTTACTGTGGACACTATGAACCTTTCTTTAAACTGAGAATTCTACCATGAACTTGCATATATTCCAGAAGAGGAAATTCTAGttaagaagagttaataccataTCACAATACATCCAGGACTCATGTCATCCATAGCAGTCATGTAAATTATAAACTAGGTTTTATACAGACTGccatggtttgctttctgttgctatgatgaaacactgactgggtgttgaagagatggctctatggttaagagcattcataGGATCCCTGTCTGATTTCTGACACTgtatctgtatctccagttctagaggatctgatgcccttttctggcctttgaagGCACAACCATGCAAgtaatatacagatatatattcaggcaaaacagctatattcaaaaaatacattttttaacaaaaataaaacactggcaaaaACCTGTTTTgtatgaaagggtttatttggcttaaatgttaaatcactgaaggaagctgaggcaggaactcaggcagagaccatggaagattGCTGTtgcactggcttgctctcttgCCTTGCTTAGCTACTAGTTTCCTTTTGTAGTTCAGGCCTACCTGTATAGGGATAGCGccacccatggtgggctgggctacatcaattatcaatgaagaaaatgtcttacagacATGTCCATGAACCAGTCTGGTCAATGACATCCCCCAGCTGAGACTCCCTCTGggttgtgtcaacttgacagctGAAGATGACTAGGACAGACACTGTTGGTCCATGTCAGATCTTGTGCTGCAGACCCAGTGATCTCAGATGCAGACTCCTGCAATCTTACAGCTTCACCATGAGAAGACCTTTGCAGGCTTTCCCTTACTGTGAAATCCTTCCCAGGCTGTGAAGTTGCCATAGTTCTTGGTGGGGAGCAGGGTGGAAGGGAAAGGACCTTCAGGATGAGTAGCTACATACTGTGAGTTGTGCTCTCTTGACTGGTCAGACATGCATCCAAACAGGTGTAAGCAGGTTGTGGCATACACTTCCAACTCCAAAGTGCTCCCTTACTTACACTATGTATGGAAGAGAATGTATTCAAGTGAAGAAGCCTGCAAGACTAAAGAAAAACTGACAACTCCTTTGCAGTTTCTGCTTTCTAGTATGAAGAGAAATTTATACACACCAATGAGGACTTGGAGAAGTTAAGAACTGGTAAGCTCAAGTACCCAAAGACCCCAGACAGGTCTGTCTTCCAGAGGGTTAGACCCCATGTCATGTGGGTGTGTTTATAGGGTAGCTCAAGGGATGCCAGAGAGGAGAGAgtaggaaaaatataaatgaggAGAGTTCTTTGGGCAGATTTGAGGTTCCCTTAATGTTAAAAAGGGCTAGGCCTCTGAGTATTTGCTAATGAAACCTTCCCCAGTGCCTTCCCCtggcttttcccttttttctccaCTTTTCTTGAGATATAGAGCACTCAGGGTCCCATGCTGCTCACTTCCTGCAGTAGGGCAGAGAAAAGAAGCAAGTCccgtgtagtgggtagccatcccagccttggcctggaagttccaacccccattgtggcttcggtaatggtcatgcccacaaggcagggctgagggaggaagctgaagacccaggatggagaggagaggcttctcttggttccgggaccttggacactggaggtagacggagcagagttctccagagaacactgcccgactgcgccatacctttcccagaccctgcaacctatcccttcatttgtaagttaccccacaaaataaacctcccgtttaactacaaggagtggccttaataatttcaccaatagtccaGTGCTCACCTTGAGTTCTTCAGTCTGGTGGCTTGACCAGTCCCTGCCGGTCCTTAAGAATCTATAGTGAGATGGTCCTAAAGGATTGGAGGTTCATACTAGAGTGTGAGGAGGTGAAGAAACAGGAATGGATGGCAGCCATGGGGCTAGGGACTCATACCTTCCTTGGTCCACTGCCTCCTGTGATGATTAGAAGAGCACACAAAGATCCTGACATAGAAATTGTTCTCTGGACCAACTGAGGTACCCATTGATCACCTTGTTGCATTCTCTCCCAGTTTCCTTAAAAATAGCTATAAGCAGAAGTCaacaagaagaaatagaaattccCTGGCATATGGCTGGATGGGTAACAAAGGCGGAAATGAATTAGCGAGCTGCAGAccaagggctggggagggaggaattatgggattctttaaaaaaatactaattacgccgggcggtagtggcacatgcctgtaacaccagcactctggaggcagaggcaggtggatctctgtgacttcaaggtcagcctggtttacaaagcaaattccaggacagcctccaaagctacagagaaaccctgtctcaaacaaacaaacaaacaaaaaatactaatTATATTTCATTAGAAACATTAAGTTATCAGGCTATAATGTATTTCCTCTTGTATTTTTAGTCATTTGATGGCTTTTTATTCTGAAAGAATATGTGTAatacagggattttttttccccaaatctcTCTATacatttgctttcctttttctaaagATGGAGTTTTGATGTTCCAGCAGGTGCCCATGGTGGAGGTGGATGGAATGAAGCTGGTACAGACCCGAGCCATTCTCAACTATTTTTCCAGCAAATACAACCTCTATGGGAAGGACATGAAAGAGAGAGCCCTGTACAGTATATTTCTATTTCAGTATCAATGGATATCATGAGAAGGATCTAAGTCTTTCATTGAATGATCAGATCTATGGCAGGGTGTCATGGCCACCAGTAGGCTTGCCTTGGTATTTATACTGGGTTGAAGTATAGCAGAGTCCTCTGGAGATGAGGGATGAGTAATGGTAGGGTGGATCCTGGTGACTGTAACAATAACCAGGGGTGTTCTCAGGCATATCACAGGGATAGAGGCTGGAGAGCTCTCATCAGCTTTGAGTTTGCGAGAACAGTGCAACCATATTCCAGGTGCTCAGGCTTTTCCACAGCTGGATGCTCAGAACATCTAGAGATGAAGGAGTGAAAATGCAAGGATTTCATCTGCCAGCTTTTAATTTCCAGGAACAATTATGGTCAGGTCCCGGAAATTAAGCTACCAGCTAATTACGTGGACTAGTCCAGTGTTCAAGGGTAATAGAGATGCTTAAGATCCTGGAGTCATCTGGCTCGTAGAACTACAGCAACTGGATTGAGTCGGTGCTACCAACCCTGGCAGCTTGCCTCCCAGCTGTGGTAGAACTGCTTCATTGACATTTAGCCAACCATGGTGGCGGGGacatggttcagtcagtaaaatcCCTCCTGTCCAAGCGTACACATTGAAGGTGTGacatccagcacccacataaaggcaCAGTGCCACAGTGTGCTTcagtaaccccagtgctgggaggcaggaacCAGTGTAACCCACGTGTTTGCAGCAAGTCTAGTGGAAACACCTGAGCTCCAAGTTTATCTGAGAGCATGTCTCATGATGGTGGAAGCAATAGAGAAAAAATGCCTGGCATTGACCACTGGCCTCCACGTGCACATACATTCaagggtgtacacacacacacacacacacacacaaacacacacaccagtttatttcaaaagaaagtaaaatctGTTATGAAATGTTGGCAGTTCCTCTAACAGTTAAATACAATACTATAAATGGCCCATCACTTCCACAGTCTGGTCTAtatccaagaaaaagaaagatatgccctcttctgttcttgTACAGGAAGGCTCATAGAAGCTTTCAAACTGTGGGAGAAATCAGCAAAATATGTAACTAGAAGCACTTGACATCGTTCTCTACATAACAGACCAAATTAAGATAAAAGCCAGCAGATGTGTCACTGGAAATATTTAGTTGGTGAACCTGAACACTGAAGTCCCACAAGACATTGCAAAGCTAATGCCGTCTGGCCAACCAACACATAGGATTCATGACCAGCAGAAAGTCTTGATTATAGAATCTACTCTTCAATAAAAGTGGTAGGTTCTTCTATCTTCACTATGAGTGTTCTGAGATGAGGCAGGAAGGACTGTAGAAGCCTGTAAATGCAATAATTGCTGGTGCCTTTGCATATCTTAGCAAAGATAAAAAGTCTCATCCTGAGAAGCTCAAAAGAACCCAGATAAGGTCACAAAACAGATTCCTGAGGCATATTACAACCAATTTGTCAGAAGGGAAAGAGGGTGGAAACAGACCCACAACAGGTCACCTGTGAAGGACGTCATTAGACTAACTGAAATAAAACCCAGTGAGTTCATCACCAGAGGATTGGTCCCACTGCACATGCTTATGGGGGGTCATAGACTAGAAGGCCAAGGATGGTGTTAATAACTTCCTCTAGGAAAGCAGAGGCGAGTACAAAAGGTAAAAGTAGAGCAGAGAGTATCATTTGCAGCCTATGTAGGAAATCATCCAAACACAACTGAACACAGACTGAAGGAAATATAAGAGTATGCAGCACAACCAGGACAAATGAACAGAACTACAAGGGCATGGCATGTCTACATCTTGGTCCCAGTCTTGAATGTGAATGGATTAAGTTTACCATTTAAAAGATATAGTATGTGaagaacccctcccccccaaagaACAAAACTAGAAGGATTACAGCACCTGACCTCAAAATGTACCACACAGTGATGGCATCCAGACTAGTGTGGATAAATCCAGACACACAGTGCCATGGAGTGGAATTGAGAGCCCAGGAGCAAATGCCTGTGTATCAACTCAATTGCTCTGCAGCAGACACAAGCACCTAGACTGCAGTCATGGGTATCTACGTGCATAGGAATGAAACCAGACctatatatgttatattatatatgttagaCCTCTCTGTTATGCttttttacagaaaataaaatgaataaaagcataTGTGCAAAACTGGAAACTAACATCACTGAGAGAACTTGTAACATTAAAAGGACATGGACTGAGGCAGCAAATTAAGCAGAAGCACCTGAGATATTACAGAGCTCTCAACAGTTTTTACTCCTGATACCCACACCCCATTTGTTCACAGAGCAAGCAAAAGCAGAAGAGGCATCCTATTTTCAGAATTGGGGGGAGATACCTGAGTTCTTCCAAATTCTCTCCTGGAAGTGACTCTGGACAAGTCACCAGTGCCCCCAGCTGTATTTGGCCACACGTACAACAAAGGTTTTGACCCACGCGTTCCTTTTAGATTTCTCCAAGGAACCAATGTTCATTGCAAAAGTCCTAGCTACTGTCTGACACAGAacaggaggaaggggctggaggtgggggtggtacCTGCTGATGCTCTGTCCTCTGAGGTTTCAAACTGAAAACTGTCAGGCCAGACACGTTCGACAGCTGTGTTTGTTTTAGTCTTTCAGGATTGATATGTATTCGGAAGGTTTAGCAGATTTGAATGAGATGTTTATTCTCTACCCATTTGACCCACCTGGGGTCAAAGAAGCAAACATCGCCCTGATGAAAGAGAAAGCAACCAATCATTACTTTCCTGCCTTTGAAAAGGTTTGCAGAAGCTGTTTGGACTTCAAGATCCATAATACGTGTGTGGGTGTGAAGCTGTgtacctgttatcccagcactagggaggctgagacaggactgAGGTGGGGCCACAGAATGGCATGCTTTAAAGGGGTGGCACATCAGGGCGCTATTAAAAAAGcatttagaccagtggttctcaaccttcctaatgcttggaccttttaatacatttcctcattttgtggtgacccccaaccataaaattatttccattgctacttcatgttgctactgttatgaatcataatgtaaatatctgatatgtgatccacaggttgagagccactggtttaGAACTTGTCTCAGTACTAGAGTGTGGCTTAGCTATTTGCTACACCAAAAATGCCATGCACTGAGTTGTACAATCGTTTGTTAATTTGTAACAGTTCTGGAGACTGGAAAGGAGATCAAAGTGCTGGCAGAGGCAGTTATTGATGAAGGCTTAATTCCTGTCTCCTGGGTAGCTGGCTTCTAGAAGTGTCCTCACACAGCCAATGGGTTAAGGAACCCTCCGTGTCCTTTT
The sequence above is drawn from the Onychomys torridus chromosome 18, mOncTor1.1, whole genome shotgun sequence genome and encodes:
- the LOC118569284 gene encoding glutathione S-transferase A6 codes for the protein MFQQVPMVEVDGMKLVQTRAILNYFSSKYNLYGKDMKERALIDMYSEGLADLNEMFILYPFDPPGVKEANIALMKEKATNHYFPAFEKVLKSHGQDYLVGNKLSKADIHLVEMIYNMEELDANIIANFLCLQALKTRISDMPTIKKFLQPGSQRQLPVDEKSIQKTRKIFKF